CGTCGGTGGTGTCTGCGATCAGGATTGCGTCGCTCTCAGGGAAGATCGCCTCCAGCCCGGGCTGACGGTCGCTGATCACCGGCGTGCCGCAGGCGCCGGCCTCGAACAGCCGCACGCTGGGCGACCATCCGGTCGCCATCATCTCGGCCCGTGTGACCGACAGCGTGAAGGCCGATGCGGCATAGAAGGCGGGATGGTCGGCCGGGGCGACATGGTCCACCCGCTCGACATTGGCCGGCCAGGTGATGTCGTCCGGATATTGCGGCCCGGCCACGATGAAGCGCCGGTCGGGCAGGCGGCGGGCCGGCTCGATCAGCAGCCGCTCCAGCCCCGGCTGACGGTCGGGCGAATAGGTCCCCAGATAGCTGAGATCATAGAGCGGCCGCCCGCCCGCCGGGGCGTAACGGTCGGCATCCACCGCGCAATACAGCGGCAGCGCCCGGCGTGCGCCGTAATCGCGTTCCAGCCTGTCCAGCAGCGGGCCGCCGGTGAAGCTGAAATAGACGTCGAAAGCCGGGATCAGCATCCGCGACAGCCAGCTGCACTGGTCCTCGTCCAGCCGGGCGAGTGTGACCGGCGTGTCGATGTCGTAAAAGCCGACCGGCCCGCCGGCGATGGTCATCACCCGGCGGATCACCTCGATCCCGTCGGGTACGTAAGACCCGATCAGCACCGCATCGGCCCCCGCGATCAGCGCGCGATGCGTGGTCTCCAGCTCGGCCGGGCGGTCGTAGAAGACCAGCCGGCAGAAATCCGGGTCGGCCAGGTCGCGCTGGGTGGCGTACCAGGGCACGTCGCGCTCCAGAAAGGTGACGCGATGGCCGCGGGCATGGAGGCCGCGGATCAGCGCCCGGAAGGTGGTGGCATGGCCGTTGCCCCAGGACGAACTGAGCGAGAGGCCGAGAATGGTGATGTCGAGCGGGCGGGTCATGCGGCGCGTTCCCTGGCTTTCCGGTCGCTGAGCCGGCGGAGGATCTGGTCCACCTCGCGGCCGCGCCGGTCATAGGTGTGGTCCTGAACGATGCGGGCGCGGGCCCGGGCGCCGATGTCGGCCGCCCGTTCCGGCATCACCTGGCCCAGCCAGGCCAGCACGTCCCGGCCGTCCCCGGCCACCAGGATTTCGCGGCCCGGCTCGAAGAAGGTTTCGATGCCCGGCCAGTGGTCGGTGATCAGGCAGGCGCCGGCGGCGGCGGCCTCGAAGATCCGGGTGGGGGGCGAGAAACCGCGTTCGGCCATGCTGTCGCGGTTGACGTTCAGCACCATGCGCGGGGTCACGTTGAAGGCGTTGTGGTCTGCCGTACCGACATGGCCGATCGCGCGCACATTCTGCGGCAGCTCGTCCTGCACCCAGCCGGCACCGCCCAGGATCATCCGGCAACCAGGTGCCGCGGCCGCAGGTTCCAGGAAGAAGCGCCGCACCCGCGTTTCGCGGTCGGGCAGGCGGTTGCCGAGGAAGGCGAGATCGGCGGCGAAGCGCGGATCGGGCGCCACCGGATGATGGGTGTCCAGATCGACGGCATTGTAGACCGGCAGGCAGGCGCGGGCGCCGGCCCCGGTATAGTCGGCCACGACCCCCGGCCCGCCGCCATAGGTGAGCACGGCATCCAGCCCCGGCAGCGCCGCCGCCAGCACCCGTTCGCCGCCGGTCGCCATGGCGTGCAGCGTGGCGGGGGCGTCCACGTCCCAGAACAGCCGCAGGGCATCGGGCCGGGCGGCGGTCATCACCCGGTCGAGCAGCTCATCGTCATGCACGCCGACCCCGCTCGCCTTGATCACCACATCGGCTTTGGCGGCATGGGCGACCGCCATCTCCAGCCCTTGGGCATCGGGCTGCCAGACCACCACCCGGCACCAGGCCGGCGGGTCGATGTCGCGGCGTTCCTGGCGGCCGAAGGCGTCGGGCTCAAGAAACGTCACCTCGTGGCCAAGGCCCGAGAGCGCGCGGACGATGCCGCGGTAATAGGTGGCCGCCCCGTTCCAGTAGCTGGACAGGATGCTGGAGCCGTAAAAGGCGATCTTCATGAGGAAACGGCCTCCGCTTCGACGGACGTGACGTGCCCGGAATGGGGGGCGTGCCCGGAATGGTGGGCGTGTCCGGCGGTCATCCGGTCGACGATCCGGAACAGCTCGTCCACCCGGTGTTCGCAGCCATGGCGGGCAAGGATGGTCTCGCGGCCGTTCCGCGCCAGCTCCCGCGCCATCGCCGGGTCGTCGAGCACGGCCCGCATGGCGCGGCGCATGGCCGGGTCGTCCTCGACCCGAAGGTAGTCGGTGCCGGTGCGGAACAACCCCTCGCTGTCCTCCCAGGGGGCGCTGATCAGCGGGATGCCCGAGGCCAGCGCCTCGAACATGCGGATGGTCGGGATGCCGGGCAGCTCGCGCGCATAAAAGCGCCGGGGCACATGGATGGTCATCCGGTGGCGGGCGAAGGCTTCGGGCACGTCGGCATTGGCGATCCAGCCCGGCTGGTCGATGCCGGCGCGGGCCAGCGCCACCCGCGCCGGTTCGGGATAGCGCACCCCGTGGACGGTGGCCGACAGGCCGAGCGCGCGCACCGGCTCGACCAGAAATTCGTCCAGCTCCGCGCCGCGCTCGCCATCGCCCCAATTGCCGATCCAGACCAGATCGCGGCTGCGCGGGATCTGCGGATGGGGTTTGAACAGGGTCAGATCCGCCGCCTCGTGCCAGACATGGACCTGATCGGCCCAGCCATGGCGGCGCCAGGTTTCGGCCAGCACGGCGCCGAAGGCCAGCACGCCGTCATAGCCGTTCAGATCCAGCGCCGCCATCTCTTCGGGGGCGGAAACCGCGCGGTGATGGGTGTCGTGGAACAGCAGCAGGAAGGGCGCGCCCCGGGCCCGCATCCGGCCCAGCCTGCGGACCAGCGCCGGGTCGGTCCATTCGTGGACCAGCACCAGCCCGGCGCCGTCGAGTGCCGCCTCGATCTCTTCGAAACCGCGATAATCGATGCGGTCGATATCGGGGAAGCGGCGGGCGAAGCCCGGGGCCGGATCCTCGCCGATCGCCTCGGCCAGGTTCGACCGGCTCCACCCGCCCACCGGTTCCAGCGCCACCGCCTGGTGGCCGCGCGCGGCCAGCGCTCTCAGGATGCCGCGCTGGAAATGGGCGTTGCCGTGGTTCCAGCACGAGACCACCGAATGGGTGAACATGACGACCTTCATGGCACGGCGTCTCCTCTGTCGGCGGTGTGGCGGGCAAGCACGCGGCCATAGACGGCGAGCATCGCGTCGGCCTGGCGGGCATGGGAAAAGCTGGCGGCCCGCGTGGTGGCCAGCAGGCCCATGCGGCCCAGGGCCGCCGGGTCGCGGACCAGCCCGTCGAGCGCGTCGCGCACCGCTTGCGGGTCGTGCGGGTCGACGAAACAGGCGCAGTCGTCCCAAAGCTCGCGATGGGTGGGGATGTCGGACAGCACCAGCGCCGCACCGGCGCCGGCCGCTTCCAGCACCGACAGACCGAAGGGTTCATACAGCGCCAGCGAGACGAAGATCGCGGCCTCGGCCATGCGGGCGCGGAGGGCGCGATGGGGCAGGCTGCCCAGATGGGTGACATGGACGGGGCATGGGGCCCCCCTTCCCGACCCCGAACTTCCTGGCCCCTCCAGCGGGCCGGCGATCTCCACCGGCCAGAGCGCGCCCTCGGCGGCGGCATCCAGAACGGTCAGGTTCTTGGCCGGATCCCACCAGCGGGCGGCGGCAAGCGCCACCTGCCGCTTCCGGCCCGCCATCACCGGCACGGCGGCATTGGGCACCACCGCCAGATCGGGCAGCGCGCCATAGATCGCGGTCATGGCGGCGGCGAAGGCGTGGCTGGGGCTGATCACCGCATCGGCCGCCGCCAGGCCCCGGGCGGTTGCCGCACCATGCCAGGCGAGGTTGAGCGGCGGGGTCTCGCCCCGCACCGCCTGCCACCAGGTCGACAGGCAGGAATGGGCGGCGGCGATGCGGGGAAGCTGCGCGGGCAGGAAGGGCAGCAGCGGCGGGTTGTTGACCTGCACCAGATCGGCGCCCGCGGCGGTGACCGCGGCGGCGAGCGCCCGGCCGCTGTCGGCCAGGGCCTCGGGCCCCTCGACCTGCCAGTCGAGCGGCCGGTCGATCCAGTCCAGGGCGACACCCGCCTCACAGGCCTCGTCGCGCTGCGCCTCGGACGGGCGGGGGCCGAGGCCGATCAGCAGGGGCTCCACCACCTGCGGCGCCTCATCGGCCACCGCCAGCGCCCGGCCCTTCAGCGTGCCGGCCAGGTCGAGCGCATAGCGCCACACACCCCCCACCGCATCGGTCGTGATCACCAGGGTGAGCGGCGGGCTCAGCGTCCGCATGCCGCCTCCAGCCGGTCGAGGGGCACCGGGCGTTCGTCCTGAATGTCGCTGAACCGGTCGAAGGCCGCCAGATAATGCTCATGCGCGCGTTCCCAGGCCCGGTCGTCGGGGCGGCCCCACAGCGCGTGGTATTGCGGCGAGGCGGGATAGGGATAAAGCGGCACGGGATCATTGGCCCAGACGCCATGGGCCTGAACATGGGCGCGCCAGGCGGCGATGTCGTCGGGGTCGTCTTCCGGCGTGCCGATCAGATTGGCCTGGACGAAGGGCACATGGCGGCGGGCCTCGATCAGCAGCGCGGTCAGCTCGTCGGTGCCGATCCGGCAGCGCTTGGCCAGGGCGTCGCGGCCGGCGACGGTCAGGCTTTCGACGCCCGCCTCGATCGACACGCAGCCCGCCCGGCCCAGCAGGTCCAGCATGTCGGGCTTCCAGAGGTCGATGCGGGTCTGGATGCCGAAGCGCAGATCGCGCGCGACCAGCGCCTCCAGCAGCGGCTTCTGCGGCAGGAAGATCTCGTCGATGAAATAGACGTAAGTGACGCCCTGGTCGATCAGCCGGTCGATTTCCGCCAGCACCAGATCCAGCCGGCGGCGGCGATAGCCGTCGCGGAAATCCAGCTTGGCGCAGAAGCTGCAGGCATAGGGGCAGCCGCGCGACGCCTCCACCTCGGCCCCGGGGCCGTCGGGGGCGGCGTCGAAGCGGTGGTGGTGATGGTCGTGGCGCTGCAGCCATTCGGTCGGCCAGTGCAGCGCCGGCAGATCCTTGAAGCCGCCGATATGCGGGCCGCCATTGACCAGGGTGTCGCCGCCGGTCCGCCAGGCGGTGGCGGGCACGCGACGCATGGCCTCCAGCCCGGGCGCGGCGGCGAGGCTGACGATCACCTCTTCGCATTCGCCCATCACCACCGCATCGGCGGTCAGCTTGCGCAGCGTCGCCCCCGGGGTGGACGAGCCATGGGGCCCGACCGCGATCCGGATACCGCCGCAGCCGCCCAGGCGGTTGAGGAAGGCGGCCGGCACCCGCAATTCGGGCGGCGCACAGCGCCAGAACAGATAGCTGGGCGCGGTGGTGACCACGGTCATGGCCGGTGCGAAGGCGGCGACGCGGGCCACCGCCGCGGCCTCGT
Above is a genomic segment from Tistrella mobilis containing:
- a CDS encoding CgeB family protein, producing the protein MTRPLDITILGLSLSSSWGNGHATTFRALIRGLHARGHRVTFLERDVPWYATQRDLADPDFCRLVFYDRPAELETTHRALIAGADAVLIGSYVPDGIEVIRRVMTIAGGPVGFYDIDTPVTLARLDEDQCSWLSRMLIPAFDVYFSFTGGPLLDRLERDYGARRALPLYCAVDADRYAPAGGRPLYDLSYLGTYSPDRQPGLERLLIEPARRLPDRRFIVAGPQYPDDITWPANVERVDHVAPADHPAFYAASAFTLSVTRAEMMATGWSPSVRLFEAGACGTPVISDRQPGLEAIFPESDAILIADTTDEVVRLLTTIDARARARIAAAARAAVLGAHTGRHRADELIAGLVRTHEAHPPVIQAMEGQTMAGQRERTGDDAHSPA
- a CDS encoding CgeB family protein; its protein translation is MKIAFYGSSILSSYWNGAATYYRGIVRALSGLGHEVTFLEPDAFGRQERRDIDPPAWCRVVVWQPDAQGLEMAVAHAAKADVVIKASGVGVHDDELLDRVMTAARPDALRLFWDVDAPATLHAMATGGERVLAAALPGLDAVLTYGGGPGVVADYTGAGARACLPVYNAVDLDTHHPVAPDPRFAADLAFLGNRLPDRETRVRRFFLEPAAAAPGCRMILGGAGWVQDELPQNVRAIGHVGTADHNAFNVTPRMVLNVNRDSMAERGFSPPTRIFEAAAAGACLITDHWPGIETFFEPGREILVAGDGRDVLAWLGQVMPERAADIGARARARIVQDHTYDRRGREVDQILRRLSDRKARERAA
- a CDS encoding CgeB family protein; this encodes MKVVMFTHSVVSCWNHGNAHFQRGILRALAARGHQAVALEPVGGWSRSNLAEAIGEDPAPGFARRFPDIDRIDYRGFEEIEAALDGAGLVLVHEWTDPALVRRLGRMRARGAPFLLLFHDTHHRAVSAPEEMAALDLNGYDGVLAFGAVLAETWRRHGWADQVHVWHEAADLTLFKPHPQIPRSRDLVWIGNWGDGERGAELDEFLVEPVRALGLSATVHGVRYPEPARVALARAGIDQPGWIANADVPEAFARHRMTIHVPRRFYARELPGIPTIRMFEALASGIPLISAPWEDSEGLFRTGTDYLRVEDDPAMRRAMRAVLDDPAMARELARNGRETILARHGCEHRVDELFRIVDRMTAGHAHHSGHAPHSGHVTSVEAEAVSS
- a CDS encoding glycosyltransferase family 4 protein, with protein sequence MRTLSPPLTLVITTDAVGGVWRYALDLAGTLKGRALAVADEAPQVVEPLLIGLGPRPSEAQRDEACEAGVALDWIDRPLDWQVEGPEALADSGRALAAAVTAAGADLVQVNNPPLLPFLPAQLPRIAAAHSCLSTWWQAVRGETPPLNLAWHGAATARGLAAADAVISPSHAFAAAMTAIYGALPDLAVVPNAAVPVMAGRKRQVALAAARWWDPAKNLTVLDAAAEGALWPVEIAGPLEGPGSSGSGRGAPCPVHVTHLGSLPHRALRARMAEAAIFVSLALYEPFGLSVLEAAGAGAALVLSDIPTHRELWDDCACFVDPHDPQAVRDALDGLVRDPAALGRMGLLATTRAASFSHARQADAMLAVYGRVLARHTADRGDAVP
- a CDS encoding TIGR04295 family B12-binding domain-containing radical SAM protein, with product MKIALVNPPWSFDGSIYFGCREPHLPLELGYARALLTEAGHEVLLIDAHLEGLDEAAAVARVAAFAPAMTVVTTAPSYLFWRCAPPELRVPAAFLNRLGGCGGIRIAVGPHGSSTPGATLRKLTADAVVMGECEEVIVSLAAAPGLEAMRRVPATAWRTGGDTLVNGGPHIGGFKDLPALHWPTEWLQRHDHHHHRFDAAPDGPGAEVEASRGCPYACSFCAKLDFRDGYRRRRLDLVLAEIDRLIDQGVTYVYFIDEIFLPQKPLLEALVARDLRFGIQTRIDLWKPDMLDLLGRAGCVSIEAGVESLTVAGRDALAKRCRIGTDELTALLIEARRHVPFVQANLIGTPEDDPDDIAAWRAHVQAHGVWANDPVPLYPYPASPQYHALWGRPDDRAWERAHEHYLAAFDRFSDIQDERPVPLDRLEAACGR